One Phocoena sinus isolate mPhoSin1 chromosome 13, mPhoSin1.pri, whole genome shotgun sequence DNA segment encodes these proteins:
- the FABP1 gene encoding fatty acid-binding protein, liver, which produces MNFSGKYQMQSQENFETFMKAVGMPDDFIQKGKDIKGMSEVVHDGNHFKFTVTTGSKVIQNEFNLGEECEIEFLTGEKVKAVVQLEGENKLVTTLKGVKSVTEFNGDTAISTMTLGDIVFKRISKKI; this is translated from the exons ATGAACTTCTCCGGCAAGTACCAAATGCAGAGCCAGGAAAACTTCGAGACCTTCATGAAGGCAGTCG GTATGCCTGATGACTTCATCCAGAAGGGGAAGGACATCAAGGGGATGTCAGAAGTCGTGCATGATGGGAACCACTTCAAGTTCACCGTCACCACTGGCTCCAAAGTGATCCAGAACGAGTTCAACTTGGGGGAGGAGTGTGAGATAGAATTCCTGACTGGGGAGAAGGTCAAG GCGGTGGTCCAGCTGGAAGGTGAGAATAAACTGGTGACAACTCTCAAAGGCGTCAAGTCCGTGACTGAATTCAACGGTGACACAGCCATCAGC ACCATGACACTGGGTGACATCGTCTTCAAGAGAATCAGCAAGAAAATTTAG